A genome region from Blautia coccoides includes the following:
- a CDS encoding LPXTG cell wall anchor domain-containing protein, translated as MPDSTTSTAEEGETKEPEDISNEPGDTGESSDETTKMPDAGTENIQPGEDEKELTDPSADTAEEGESEEPENSSNEQKDTGEAADETESEAAKLFAAPRAVTSVNLHEVGVGYPQEHYPFSPIASMKADVDVGDKLTKTSDAVLQAMLDADVASGLSEKMYSYSLPVSHRNKQERFDAEAGVSMTYHNVGAYGGKEIDLKVSLTAYENTSKQHTCNGQNIAAGVFFRTNKLDFYTIGIEWAQFKFEFFDQSGNPVLIRGTGTLYDLDYGQKFTADDGIDYAFVTRNNGNHLKYTKTADDLLQDNLIVSSEMGLDNDSPLNIPNGCVTLAYKDKSSFTVSFGVPEKTYTTLSSVASTFGLSGTYSVIDTITLEDPVKSVSTTDITNQKTFIYTITQKIPKFNQSDNYFENFEIRDIIEDCLEVVPYNDGDYCHVRARTLDGLLYGTVTDEFSCTTTNSEAEIIIQAKNVKSPDFYGYEYEFSFKVRLKQGYNLKDWLDKDVNDATATTAIYKIPNTAVRHTKYQNENEKTKKTNTVYVQGELKKEFFYKGDAYKNVITGGMTARDPVFTVYSDEACQNVIGKSSYNRGTGLIRLPFLPLATSTGDVTYYMKETVQPTGYVPNATVYLITQKANNGEIKINGDGYESAKEGESHGIVKNKAPIITKSSQTDKNVKKGQDIWYILFLTNPGNTNILVDVVDALPPEVKGKEYKINEVVQEGTWPGRLNQLELPAGTANKVKISICAEVIKDFSMTDKEDNIIRNRASMIYDGKTFETEEVVHYLAPNPNYTLKKERITQPPNGQEGFFAGSITPIEYRATLTNTGDIPLKINISDVFTSAQYFEFVGSNVQNNIDLPVGASTTVTFKAKILSGAKPSILTASPAGYLNTVTATGEGSYTDPETGETQKVSIEKKATAKTPVVALPEYTLPDAGGMGTYWFTTGGVILMAAALLLLKKNRGKRILQR; from the coding sequence ATGCCGGACTCGACAACAAGCACTGCGGAAGAAGGCGAGACTAAAGAACCGGAAGACATTTCAAATGAACCGGGAGATACAGGTGAATCGTCAGACGAGACAACAAAGATGCCGGATGCCGGAACAGAGAATATCCAGCCGGGAGAGGACGAGAAGGAGTTGACGGACCCGTCAGCAGACACTGCCGAGGAAGGCGAGTCTGAAGAACCAGAAAATAGTTCAAATGAACAAAAAGATACAGGTGAAGCAGCGGACGAGACAGAGAGTGAAGCAGCAAAGCTATTTGCTGCCCCGCGGGCAGTAACCAGTGTTAATTTGCATGAGGTTGGAGTGGGATACCCTCAGGAGCATTATCCATTTTCTCCAATTGCGTCGATGAAAGCGGATGTTGACGTCGGCGATAAATTAACGAAAACAAGTGATGCCGTACTCCAGGCAATGTTGGATGCGGATGTTGCCAGTGGTTTAAGTGAAAAGATGTATTCTTATTCCCTTCCGGTATCACATCGGAATAAGCAGGAGCGCTTTGATGCCGAGGCAGGTGTTTCCATGACCTATCACAATGTGGGAGCTTATGGTGGAAAAGAGATTGACTTGAAGGTGAGTCTGACTGCCTATGAAAATACCAGCAAACAGCATACCTGCAATGGACAGAATATAGCTGCCGGTGTGTTCTTTAGAACGAATAAGCTGGATTTCTATACGATTGGTATTGAATGGGCACAGTTTAAATTTGAATTCTTTGATCAGAGTGGTAATCCTGTGCTGATCAGGGGAACAGGAACACTGTATGATCTGGATTATGGACAGAAATTCACAGCAGATGATGGTATTGATTATGCATTTGTTACGAGGAACAATGGGAACCATCTGAAATATACAAAGACAGCGGATGATTTACTTCAGGATAATCTGATTGTAAGTTCGGAAATGGGATTGGATAATGACAGTCCGCTCAATATACCGAACGGCTGCGTCACGCTGGCATACAAGGACAAAAGCAGCTTTACCGTTTCTTTCGGAGTTCCGGAGAAAACTTACACCACGCTTTCTTCGGTAGCAAGTACATTTGGGCTGTCCGGAACCTATTCCGTGATAGATACCATAACGTTGGAAGATCCGGTCAAGTCTGTATCAACCACCGATATTACGAACCAGAAAACCTTTATTTATACGATTACGCAGAAAATTCCTAAATTTAATCAGTCGGATAATTATTTTGAAAATTTCGAGATAAGAGATATTATTGAAGATTGTCTGGAAGTGGTGCCATACAATGATGGTGATTATTGTCATGTAAGAGCGAGAACGTTGGATGGGTTGCTTTATGGAACAGTAACAGATGAATTTTCCTGTACAACAACCAATTCGGAAGCGGAAATTATTATACAAGCAAAAAATGTAAAATCGCCCGATTTTTACGGGTATGAGTATGAATTTAGCTTTAAGGTACGCCTGAAACAAGGCTATAACCTGAAAGATTGGCTGGATAAGGATGTTAATGACGCGACAGCTACTACCGCTATTTATAAAATACCAAATACGGCAGTCAGACACACGAAATACCAAAATGAAAATGAGAAAACCAAAAAAACAAATACAGTATATGTGCAAGGCGAGCTCAAGAAGGAGTTTTTCTATAAAGGAGATGCGTACAAGAATGTGATTACGGGGGGGATGACAGCCAGGGATCCGGTATTTACCGTTTACTCGGATGAGGCGTGTCAGAATGTGATAGGAAAATCCTCTTATAATCGTGGTACTGGTCTTATCAGATTGCCTTTTCTGCCTCTTGCAACTTCAACCGGAGATGTGACTTATTATATGAAAGAAACGGTTCAGCCTACCGGTTATGTGCCAAACGCTACGGTCTATCTTATCACCCAGAAAGCTAACAATGGAGAGATTAAGATCAATGGAGATGGATATGAAAGTGCAAAAGAAGGGGAATCTCACGGAATAGTTAAAAACAAGGCGCCGATAATAACCAAAAGTTCGCAAACAGATAAAAATGTAAAGAAAGGTCAGGACATTTGGTACATACTTTTCCTTACTAATCCGGGGAATACAAATATTTTGGTTGATGTAGTGGATGCTCTTCCGCCGGAGGTAAAGGGCAAGGAATATAAAATTAATGAGGTCGTACAGGAAGGAACATGGCCGGGAAGACTTAATCAGCTTGAGCTTCCGGCCGGTACCGCTAACAAAGTGAAAATCAGTATCTGTGCAGAGGTCATAAAAGATTTCAGTATGACGGATAAAGAGGATAACATTATTCGTAATCGTGCGTCTATGATCTATGACGGCAAAACATTTGAGACAGAGGAAGTTGTGCATTACCTGGCTCCTAATCCGAATTATACGCTTAAAAAGGAGAGGATTACACAGCCGCCAAATGGGCAGGAAGGATTTTTTGCCGGCAGTATAACACCGATTGAGTACAGGGCGACATTGACCAATACCGGAGATATCCCATTGAAAATCAATATAAGCGATGTATTTACTTCAGCGCAGTATTTTGAATTTGTGGGCAGTAATGTCCAAAATAATATCGATCTTCCGGTAGGAGCAAGCACAACGGTTACATTTAAAGCAAAGATTCTGTCCGGGGCGAAGCCGAGTATATTGACAGCAAGTCCAGCCGGATATTTGAATACGGTGACTGCCACGGGGGAAGGAAGTTATACGGACCCCGAGACGGGTGAAACCCAAAAAGTCTCTATCGAAAAAAAGGCAACTGCAAAGACGCCGGTAGTCGCGTTGCCGGAATACACGCTTCCTGATGCAGGAGGTATGGGAACTTATTGGTTTACAACTGGAGGCGTCATTCTTATGGCGGCAGCACTCTTACTGTTAAAGAAAAACAGAGGTAAGAGGATACTTCAGCGGTAA